The segment GGAACTGCCCCCGGGTCCGCTGAAGGTACGCGGGCGCGTGCGCTGACGTGGTCTTCTGTGCCGAAGGGGGTACTGGAACCCTGCGCCTCAGGCGGCTCCCCTGAAAGGCCGAAGGCGAGTGGAGCGTCCTCTCTCCAGAGGGGCGAATGAACGAGGGCGCCGTCTCCGCGTCCGGCCACCACTTCCCCGTTTCTCAGCCCTGGTCAAGTGGACCTGGATACAGCGCCATTCACAAGGGCGCAAAGATGCAGCACATGCAACACATCCGCGCTCCATCCCCCCTGCACAGAAGGGAACTTCGGCGGATGTACTGAGTGGGAGGTACCCGCCGGGATCGGCCCCTCAATCCCGGCACTCGACCGAGGGCGGCACCTGTTCCGCGGTGCACCTCGGAGAGAGAGCAGCCGGTGCCGATCTCCCGTGCTGAAAGCGAAGTGAACAGGCATGTGGCAGTCATCCGTGTCCTGGTGCGCCGTCGCCCCGGCGACAGCACTACCCGCCGGCAGGGTTCCGGTAGCCGACGAACTCTGCGACCTTGACCGGCACTTGGTGTCTTGTTCGACGGCGCCGATGGTCGCGGCGGCGTTGAGCGCCGCGGGGCATCCAATGGTCAGGGGTCCGGTCCCCTTGCCGGAGGAAGGATCCGGCACCCCGACGATGCCGCGCACGTCGAGGCGCGGGACGCGTCCAGGGTCGTACGGCTCTCCCGGACCACCCTGCCCATGGACGAGCGACGAGGGCCGTTGACGCCCTCAAGTCCCGGTCCCCGCGGCTGATCTCACCGCCGTGTGACGGCATCTGCTGCGCCGCCCGGAACCGCCGGACAGCGGTCGGGAAACGCGCCGAGGACGCCGGCCTCGCCCTCGTCGGCGTGCTCCAACGGCTCGCCGAACTCGGCTACCGGGACATCGGGACCGTCAGGACCACCGAGCGCGCCAAGACATCCAAGGAACCCATCCGCCCTCGTCTCCCGGCCCCGGCAGACCGGCTCAATCGATGCCTACAACGAGTTCACGACCAGCAAAGGCCGCATCATGATCCCACCACCCGATCTCACCCAGCGCGCGGCACACCTTCTCACCACGCTGGACTCCAACCCCACCAGCTCGAACACCTACAACACCGCGTTCATCGCCGGCCTGCGTGACGCCGCCGGAACCCCCTGGTTTCCCCAGGCTCTTGACTGGCTGCGCCGCCATCAGCACGCCGACGGTTCCTGGGGCGGCACACTCCCCGTGCCGGTCGACCGCCTGGTCTCGACCCTCGCCGCCGTGGCCGCCCTGGGCCAGTGCGGCGAGCCATGGGCCAAGAGCGCTGTCCAGGCCGGCGTGGACTACCTGTGGGGACACTCCGAGGACTGGCGCACCTCCCCCCACCAGACGTCCGCCTTCGAACTGGCCGTGCCGTACCTGCTGGACCAAGGCCGCCGCGCGGGCCTGAACCTGCCGGCCGAGCGCTTCACTGACATCGAGCAACTCCGCACCGCCAAACTCGGCAGGCTTCCCGCAGTACTGCCCAGCGACGCGCCTTCCCCCCTGCTGTACTCGGCCGAACTCGTCAGCCCGCAGCTCCTCGCCCGGCAGGCCGAGCGCTTCCAGGCCGAGGACGGAAGCATCGGCTGCTCACCGGCGGCCACAGCGGCCCTGTGCCGCCACGGCGACAACGCCGCCGCCGAGAGCTTCCTGCGCCGCCTCGCCGCACAGTCCCCCGACGGCGGCTTCCCCGAACTCGCCCCCATCGAGATCTTCATCCTCGGCTGGGCCCTCTATCCGATCGTCCGGGCCGGACTGCGCCCCGCCGGCATCGAACAGCACCTGGCGACGCTGCGCGCCATCCTCGACGCCGACGGTCTTGTCACCATGAGCGCGACCTTCCCGCTCCCCGACGCCGACGACACGGCCATGGCGATGACCATCCTCCACCGGGCGGGCACCGACGTCACGCCCTACCTGCCCCACCTGCTGACCTTCGAACGGGACAGCTACTTCACCTGCTACGAGTTCGAACGGGACGGCTCGGTGGCCGTCAACGCCCGGATCGCCGAAGCACTCGGTCCCGAGCCACAGCGCTATGCGCCCCAGATCGAGAAGGCCGCGGGATACATCGCCGACCATCGCATCGACGGCGCCTACTGGTACGACAAGTGGCATACCTCCCCGTACTACGCGACAGCGCATGTCGCATTCGGCCTGGCCTCCACCGCACCGAAGCTCCTGGAAGCGACGGCACGGTGGCTGCGGGAAACCCAGCATCCCAACGGCTCGTGGGGAGCCGCTCAAGGACAGCCCGAGGAAACCGCATACGCCGTCCTCGCCCTCGATGCCCTCGTACAGGCCGGGCTCACGACGGACACCTCACCCCTGCCGCGGGCGTTCGCCTACCTCTGCCATCACCTCGACGACAACGACACGCAGTACGCCGAGATGTGGAACGGCCGAGGACTCTTCACCGCACCACACCTGACTCGGTCCGCGATCATTTCCGCCCTTCATCTGGCAACCGCGTACCTGTAGCCGGGTACCGGCAACCGGACACCTCCTGCACGACGGCCTTGGAGAGGATTCACGTGCCTGAAAGTCCTTGGAAAGAGATCTGGTCGGATGACGTCAGCCGGCGACCCGTACCCCACGCAACGAACGTACACGTGGACGAGGTGCAGGAGCAGGCGCTTGAGTGGGCACGGGACATCGGAATCCTGGGCAGCGAGAAATTCCTCCAGGAGTGCGTGGACTACGGCTACGCACGCTGTGCGTCCCTGGCCTACCCGAACGCTTCTCTGGCCGACCTGTCCCTGGCGACCCGTTGGACGGTGTTCCTGTTTGCCCTCGATGTGCACACAGATGAGACACCTTACGACAGCCTCTCACCGGAGTATCTGGCATTCCTCCGGAATATGGGGGCCATAGTATCCCGGAAGGCTGATTCCCCGATCGAGCCGGATTCCCTGAAATCCCCGTTCGGTGAGGCCCTTCTCGAACTCTGGGTCACATCACGCGCCCAGTTCAAAAATCCGGGCTGGGAACGGCGGTTCTCGCGCTACTTCCACGAATTCCAGAGTGCAATCCTCTGGGAAATCGCACTGCGGAAAACAGGTGAGGTTCCAGACTATTTGACGTTCAGCTCCTACAAGCTGCGAGGTTGCGCAGCGCCGATCGGGGCCGGCCTAGTGGAGCTGTTCAGCCCGACAGCACTGCCGGATGCCATTCTGGACAGCTTCCTCATGGAGAACGTCCGGCTTCTCGCATGCGATCTGATCAGTATGGCCACGGATCTGGGATCTGTGCAACGGGAGCACGACTTCGAAGCCGTCCCCAACACTTTCACCAGTCTCCAGCACACCCTGGGCGCCACCTCCGATGCCACCGTCCTCCACTACACCTCCATTTGGCATGCGCGTATGAATACGCTGCTGTCGATTCGAGATCGAATTGATCGGTTCTCTCCGTCCATGTGTGCACACGGACGACATCTCCCTGCCGTCGAGGATTACATCAATGAATTAATCCTCTGGCTGGGAGGCAGTATGGAATTCATCCATGAAAGCCACCGCTACAGCCCGGGCGTGGAAATATCGCTGGAGTCGTGACCGTTCACTCGGTCAGTTCTCTCCACAGATCACATTCAGCGCGGCTCGCCGTCGGCGTCGACGAAGACTGCCGACGTGTCCCCTTCGAAGTGGAGGTTGACCTCGGAGTAGTCGCCCCACTCAGGCCGGACGGCCATCCACCTGGATTTCTGGTGGCCATCAGCCGGGACTCAACTGGCCGCACACCCGGACTCTGCCACGGTCGCCGACACCCGGCCGGATCGGCGGGCCACACAGTGGTCCGTTCGCTTTTGAAGGGTTCCTCCGGTGGGCCGGCATGACCTCGGGGTCGGGTCATCCGATCCGCCTGCCTCGGAGAGATCTGCCTCCGGCGAGCCGACCGGTCAGGCGGAGCGTGAAGAATCGCACGGGTGCACTACAGCCGCCCTTCGGCCGACTCGTCCTGCCGGGTGGCTGGTTCGGCGTCTTCTCCGGGCACCCGAGGGCTGGGATGCTTCAGTAGTCGGATCGTTACGTTCCGTAACTTTGTTCGAATCCCCCTGAGGCTTCGGGGGCCGTCCGCAGAGTTTGCTCCGTCTCACTCCAGAGCGTGCCCCGCCTGCTGGAGGGAAATTCCGTTGACTGGTCTGCCGTCAGATGTGCCCCAGCCCGCGACGCCGTTGACGAGGGACCTGAACGCGGCGGTGGTCGTCCCGCCGGATGGTCAGGATCCGGAGGCGGGGCTCGCTGCGAAGGGACTGATCGCGGCGCTGCCTCCGGACTTCGCTGTGGACAAGCAGGGCAGTCCGGTACCCGCCTGGAGCCTGGCCCCGTACACCTTCCTGACCGGTCCGGCTCCGGACACCGTCAACCCGAGTCTGTGGCGCAACGCGCTGCTGAACATGAACACCGGCCTGTTCGAGGTCGTCCAGGACGCCGTGTACCAGGTGCGCGGGATGGACCTGTCGAACATCTCCTTCCTGGAGGACCCCACCGGGGGGTTCCAGGAGGTCGTGGTGGTCGACCCGCTGATCAGCGAGGAGTGCGCGGCAGCCGCCTGGAAGCTCTACCGGGAGCACCGGGGCGCGGACCGCGTGATCCGAGCGGTGATCTTCACTCACTCCCACCTCGACCACTACGGCGGTGTGCTGGGCCTGTTCGAGGGCGGCCGGCTGCCCCGAGGGGTGGACATCATCGCCCCGGAGGGGTTCCTGGAGCACTCGGTCAGCGAGAACGTTTACGCGGGCAACGCGATGCTGCGCCGGGCACAGTTCATGTACGGCTCGCTCCTGGAGCGGTCCGAGAAGGGGCAGGTGGACGCCGGCCTGGGCAAGACCATGTCCTCGGGGTCCCCGGGTCTGCTGCCGCCGACCTACACCGTGACCCCCGAGGTGGCGCGGCCCCGTCATGTCGTCGCCTTCGGGCCGGTGAATCTGGAGTTCCAGCTCACCCCCGGTACGGAGGCCCCGGCGGAGCTGAACTTCTATCTGCCCGACGTCGATGCGCTGTGCATGGCGGAGAACGCCACACCGACCCTGCACAACCTCTACAGTCTGCGCGGCGCCCAGGTGCGGGACGCGAAGGAGTGGTCGCAGTATCTGAACCAGTCGGTGGAGTGGTACGGAAACCGGTCGAAGACCCTGTTCGCCTCGCACTTCTGGCCCCGGTGGAACACCGAGGAGTCGCCGGACGCGATCGTGTCCTTCCTGACCAGTCAGGCCGATCTCTACCGCTTCCTCCACGACCAGGCGCTCCGGCTGGCGAACCAGGGCCGGACGATGACCGAGATCGCCGAGGACCTGGACGCCCAGGTCCCGGAGTCTCTGGCGGGGCAGTGGTTCAACCGCGGCTACTACGGCACGGTCAACCATGACCTGAAGGCCGTCTACCAGCGGTATCTGGGCTGGTACGACGGGAACGCGGCCCATCTGCACAAGCTGCCGCCCGAGGAGTCCGGTACCCGCTACGTCCAGGCACTGGGCGGCGTGGCGAAGGTGGTGGAGCTGGCCCGGCAGGCGTTCGAGGACGCCAAGAGCGCGGAAGACTACCGGTGGGCCGCCGAACTCCTCTCCCACGCCGTCTTCGCGGACCCGGCGCACCAGGAGGCCCGCGCGCTGGAGGCCGACGTCCTCGAACAGCTCGGCTACCAGGCCGAGAGCGGCCCCTGGCGCAACTTCTACCTCGCCGCCGCCCATGAACTGCGTACCCGACCCGTCGACGGCCCCCCGCCCGGCACGCCCTCGCCGCAGATCATCACCCAGCCCGTGCTGGAGGCGATGCCGCTGGAGATGCTTGCCGACTACCTCGGCATCCGCCTCAACGGCCCCGACGCCGCCGGCCACCCCCTCACCCTGGGCCTCAAGATCACCGGCGGTCTCACCGACGATCCCACCCACTGCACACTCCGGCTCCGCAACGGCGTCCTCGTCTACACCCCCGGCCCCATCGACCCGGCGCCGGCCGACGCCACCTACACGATCACCCGTTCCGGCCTCAACGCTCTCGCCATCGCGCAGACCACCCCCGACCAGCTCGCGGCCGACGGCGAACTCACCGTCGACACCGGCACCCTGGACCCGCTCAACACCCTCAACGGCCTGCTGGTGACCTTCGAGTACTGGTTCGGCCTCGCCACCCCCTGACCGGCGCGCCCGGCTCCGCCGTCGGCGTCCGTCCCCCGGGTTCATCACCGCAACCCGGGGCGGGCGTCGGCGGCCGATAGCCGTGCGCGCGGGGAGAGACCCCATCGCGTACGTTCCCGCAGGGGAGTCCCCGGGCGGGCGATTCCCGGGACTGCGGAGGTCTTCTGCCGCCGCCCCGTCTGTGTGAAGGAGAGAATCCCTTTGAGCGGCACAGTCGTCGATGTCACCGATACGGACTTCGAGGCGAAGGTGGTCAAGGCCGCCAAGCCGTCCTCGCGGTCTTCCGCGCCCAATGGAGCGGTCCGTGCCAAGCCCTGGACCCGATCCTGGTGGAGATCGCCAAGGAGTACGCGAACCGCCTGACCGTCACCCGCCTCGACATCGACCACAGCCCCAAGACACCACCGAAGTACAACGTCACGGCCATCCCCACCCTGCACGTCTTCAAGGGCGGGAAGATCGTCGCCACTCGCATCGGGCCCGCCACCAAAAGCAACGTGGCCCAGCTCATCGCCCCGCACCTCTGAAGAACCGCGATCACCGGCCCTCGCGCAAGCCCTGGCAGCCGTGTGTGCGCGGGGACGTCGTCCCCGCGCACACACGGCCACAGTCGAGCTGCCGCCCCTGCCGGAGCGTGAGCCGCCGATGCCGAAGTACCGACAGGTGCCGGTGGGTGCCGGCTGACTCAGAGCCCGTTGCGGCGAAGGAAGTCCATGATGTTTGCCTTCGTGCCCGGGCCGGGCCGGGCCGATGCGGATGGCGGCGACCTGCCCGCTCTTGAACAGGTACAGGGTGGGAATCGTGGTGACGTTGTAGCGCGGGTGAGTGGTCGGATGGTGGTCGATGTCGTCTCGGGGTGCTCGCGGCCTGGTGCGACAGCGGGCTCTTCACCGCCCGGGAGCGCGCGTCCCTCGCGCCGGCCGAGGCCACCCCCCACCCCGCCGACGCCCTCGCCCAGGAGCGGGCGTACGCGGAGGCGGGGCAGGTGCTCAATGACGACGAGATCGCCGCCGTGGTCCGGGTGGCGATCACGATCAACGCCTTCAACCGGGTCTCTATCCTCAGCAAGCACCCGGTGCGGGAGACTCCCGCCCGCTGAACCCTCTACGGGGCCGTCGCCCAGCCCGCACCCGGGACCGCTAGCCGCCACGCCACCACCGCGCCCGCGACCAGCAGCGTCAGCGCCACACTCAGGGCGAGCCAGAGTCCGACCTTCAGCAGGACGGCTCCGACCAGGGCGCCGAGGAACATCACCAGCACGGACAGGATCCGCCGGCCGGGCCGGGGCGCCGCCCCGCCGGCCGGGCCGGAGTCGGCGGCGAGCCCGGTCAGGGTGAGGGTGAGCACGGTCGTCGTCAGATCCGGGACGCCGAGCCGCCGGACGACCGCGTTCTGCAGCCCCATCGCGAGGCCGAGGAGCACGATCACGGTGTACTGGACGGTGTGGCCCACCTCGTCGTGAGCCACGGCGGTCGCGCCCAGGGCCGCCGCGAACAGCACCGCCTGGACCGCCATGGCCGAGGCGAGCAGCCGTCCTCGGTGCGCGGAGAAGCGGACACCGAAGCGGCCGCCGGCCATCGCTCCGGCGAGGAAGGCCGCAAGGGAGACAGCGGCGGCCAGTGCCGACAGGCCGTCCGCGCCTGTGAGGGCGAAGCCGAGGAAGACCACGTTGCCCGTCATGTTGGCGACGAAAACGTGTCCGAGGCCCAGATAGCTCACCGCGTCCACCAGGCCCGTGACCACGGTGAGGGCCAGCATCAGGGGCGGCAACGGCCCGTGCCGGTCCCCCTTCGGGGGGACCAGCGTGCGGGCCGCGTCAGCCAGCAGCGCGCGCATCCCCGGCCGCTCCTTCCGCGGAGCGGGCGCGGTGCAGTACCGCCCGTGTGAGCAGTCCGCTGACAGGGCCCACGACGAGGGCGGTGACGGAGATCCACCCGGGCCAAGGGGTGAGCCCGAGTGCGTGGTCCGCCGACCAGCTCCCGGGGCCGGTGAGCGCGAGCACCCCGGCCACGGCGACGAGGAAGAGCGGGTACTCGTACCCGTCGTGCTGCACCCACAGCCCGTTGCGCCATTTGACGGTGGTGGCCACGGTCATCACGCCCGCGGCGGCCATCGCCGCCGCGGGCGTGAGCAGCCCCGCCGCCAGGAACAGACCGGCGCCTATCTGGCTGCCGCCCGCCGCGAGTGCGGTGAGCCGACCGCCGGCGAACCCGTCCCGCCGGAACTCCTCGGTGCCCCCTGCGAGGCCATCGCCGCCCAGCCTGAAACTGACCTTCTGCACTCCGTGACCGGCGACGAGGAGTCCCGCCACCAGCCGGAGGACCAACAGCCCGATGTCCATCCTGTTCCCGCCCGCTCGGTCCTGTCCGTCCCCGCGCCGTCAGCCGGCCGCGTGGGGGTCGATCATGGTGTGGGCGTAGAAGACGCCGAGGCCGTAGGCTCCGGCGTGCTCCTTGACGACGTCGGTGGTGGCGACGTACGTCTCGGTGCGGGCCCAGTCGCGCTGGAGTTCGAGGAGCACCTGCACCCAGGTCACGGGTACCGCGCCGCCCCGGACCATGCGCTGGATCGCGTGCTCGTGCGCCTGCGGGCTGACGCCGCCGGACGCGTCGGTGACCACGTACACCTCGTATCCCTGGGCGATGGCGGACAGCGCGGGCAGGACCACACAGACCTCCGTCCACAGGCCCGCGATGACGAGCTTCTCGCGACCGGTCGCCTTCACCGCCTCGACGAACGCCTCGTCCTCCCAGGCGTTCATCGAGGTGCGGTCGACGATCTTCTGGTCGGGGAAGACATCGGCGAGCTGCGGCAGGATCGGCCCGGAGAAGGACTCGGCCGCAACGGTGCTCAGCACGACCGGCACGCCGAAGACGCGGGCGGCCTTCGCCAGGCCCGCCGTGGAGTTGATGATCGCGGTGCGGTCGCCGCTGCCGGTTCCGAAGAACATCTGCGGCTGGTGGTCCACGAAGAGAACGGCACAGTTGTCGGGGGTGAGCAGGTCGGGGCTGGGGGCCGGGGTGACCTCGGCGATGTTGACCATGGGAGCTGCCTTTCAGGGTTGAGACAGAGGTGAATCGGTGTGCCTTCGGTGTGGTTTCAGAGGGAGACACAGGGGTCGAAGACCCCGTTCTCCTGCCCGGACGCGAGGCCCTGGCGGGTACGCCACCGCAGGTGCTCGTCGGCCTCGCCGACGGCCTCGCCGATCAGTTCGGCCTGGCGGACGCCGCCACGGCGCGAGGGGTCGGCCGCCCGGTATCCGCCGAAGTGCGCGACCGGGCTCCATGCGGGGCTCACCGGCGGCAGCTCCTCGTCGAGGCCCTCGTACTCCCCGGCGGCGTACACGACGCGGCCGCCCACGACCGTGAGGAGCGACTCGATGTGGGCGATCTCGGGCTCGGGCACGGAGAAGTAGTCCCCGGTGAGGACGGTGAAGTCGCCGAGATATCCCGGGCGCAGGATGCCCTTGACGTCCTGCTCGCCGGTGAGGTCCGCGCCCGCCTGGGTGAACATGGCGAGTGCCGTGCGCCGGTCGACCCGGTTGGACGGCGGGCGGAGGAGCAGATCGCCCACGGAGCGGCCGGAGACCAGCCAGTGCAGCGCGACCCAGGGGTTGTAGGTGGAGACGCGAGTGGCGTCGGTGCCCCCGCCCACGGTCAGACCGCGCTCCAGCATGGCCCGGATCGGCGGCGCGTCCGCCGCGGCGCCGACGCCGTAGCGCCGTACGAACGCCTCGCCCTGGAACGACAGCCGGTTCTGCACCGACAGGGCGCCGCCGAGCGCCGCGATCCGGTCCAGGCTGTCCTCGGTGACGGTCTCGGCGTGGTCGAAGAGCCACCTGTTGCCGGCCGGGAACAGGCCCTCGGCGGCGAGCCGTTCGAAGACCGCGAGGTCGCGGCGGATGGTCTCGTCGTACGTGGCGTGCAGCCGGAATCCCCAGCCGTTCTCCATGAGGAGGCGGACCGCTTTCTCGAACTCCGTCTCGTAGTCGGCGGCGAGCTGGGGTCGGGGCTGGGTGAAGTTCTCGAAGTCGGCCGCCGCCCAGGTGAGGTTCTCCCCGGCCCCGTTGAGCCGTAGCCACTCGTCTCCGTCCTCCGGACGGACCGTCCCGATCCAGCGGGTGAGGTCGGCGATCTCCTGGCCGGCCGTCTGCGGGAAGAGGTGGTAGGCGATGCGCAGCGACAGCTGTCCCGCCTTCGCGAGCTCGACGACCGTGGCGTAATGGTCCGGGAAGTTCTGGAATCCACCGGCCGCGTCGATGGCCGAGGTGAGCCCGAAACGGTTGAGTTCGCGCAGGAAGTGCCGGGTCGACGTCTTCTTGTCCTCGCCGTCGAGGACCGGGGCCTTGGCCAGGGTCGAGTAGAGGATCAGGGCGCTGGGCGCCGCGAGGAGCATGCCGGTCGGCTCGCCGTCCCGGCCTCGTACGATCTGCCCGCCCCGAAGGTCGGGAGTGTCCCGGTCGAAGCCGGCGGCCTTCAGCGCGGCCCGGTTGAGCACCGCCGACTGGTACAGGTGCAGCACGAACACCGGGGTGTCCGGGGCCGCCGCGTTGAGTTCGGCGACGGTCGGCAGCCGCCGCTCCGCGAATTGCTCGGCCGACCAGCCGCCCACCACGCGCACCCACTGCCCCTTGGGGGTACGGGCGGCCTGCTCTCGCAACAGGGCCAGGCCGTCACGCAGACTGCGCACTCCGTCCCAGCGCAGTTCCAGGACGTAGTTGAGGCCGCCCCGGATGACATGGAGGTGGGAGTCGTTGAGGCCGGGCACCACGCGGCGGCCGAGCGCGTCGACGACTCGCGTCGCGGGGCCGATGCGGCCGGCCATGTCGTGGTCGTCGCCGACTTCGAGGACACGGCCGTCGCGGACGGCGATCGCCTGGGCGGCGGGGCGGGACGGGTCTCCCGTGTGGATCTTCGCGTTGCGGACGACGAGGTCCGCCGGATTCTCGGTGGCCTGGGGCACCAGACCGCCGACCGGCATCGTGGACACCTTTCGGAACCTCCTGCGGCGTGGACGGGACGCATGATGGGGATGGCACGGACCTCGGCGAACTGTCCAAGATCTACTGCGTCGCCACGCTAGGGGGGCGCTCGGCACTCTGATATCCCGACAGCGCACCGGCACCGGTCCAGCAGTGCACAACCGAGCACCGCCCACCCCGGAGGGAACACGGCCTCACGCCCCGTCACACAGGAACCGCGGGCATCGAGCCCCGGCGTCTCCGCCGGCGGCCGAGCGCGGGCCCTCGTCCGGTCAGCCGCTTCCGGGCAACCGGTTCAGGGCGTCGCGCAGTTGGGCCCGACCGGTGACACCGAGCTTCGGGAAGACCTTGGCCAGGTGGAAGCCGACGGTCCGGGGAGACAGGTAGAGACGGGCGGCTATGGCACGGTTGGTCAGCCCCTCAGCGGCCAGCCGCGCGATGCGCAGCTCCTGCGGAGTCAGCTCGGCGGCGGCAGACGACGGCGAGGTGACGGCTACCGACACGCCTGCCGCGCGGAGTTCGGAGGCCGCGCGCTCCGTCCACGGGCGCGCGTCGAGCCGTTCGAAGACGTCCAGGGCCGCGACGAAGAGGGGGCGGGCCTCGGCGGACCTGCGGCGCCGGCGCAGCCACTCGCCGAAGTCAAGCTGAGCGAGGGCGTGTTCGAAGGGCCACCGGGACACCTCCGGCCCGGCGAGCGCCGCGCGGAAGTGCGGCTCCGCCTTCTCCTGGTCGCTCAGAAGCGCCGTGGCCCGGTGCACCAGGGAGGCGAGCCGGGCGGATTCGGGCGTTCCCAGGACGGCGGTCGTGGCGGTCAGTACGGCCCGGGCATCGTCCTGGCGCCCGGCCCGGACAGCGGCCGAGGCCAGGTCCGCGACGTAGTAGTACGAGGCATGGTGATGGACGGGGACAGGGCGGAAGTCCCGGGTGAACACCCTGCGCAGCTGCTCGTACGCCGCCGGATGGTCGCCCTCCGCCAAGGCCGCGAGACCGAGGGCGTGGCAATGCCGTACGAAGAGGCTCCGGGAACCGCGCAGGTCGATCCCGCGCACCGCGTTTCCGGCACGGGCGCGGGCACCGGCGTGGTCGCCGCGGGCGGCCCGCAGGGTGGCGAGGAGGATCGGTGCGCCCACGGCGACGTTGTCCGCACCGGCCTCCGTGGCCATGCAGAAGGCGTCCTCGGCGGCGGTCTCGGCCGCCGTCCATGCCCCGCTCTCGAACAGGGCGAGGGCGAGGGCCTGCGCGACCGTGCAGTTGGTGCCCGCAGTGACGGCGCGACGGTGGTGGTCCCGCGCCCGGCCGAGGAGGCGACCGGCCGTCTCCGTCTCGTCCAGGATCCAGGCACTGGCGCCGAGGACGACCAGCTCGGGGAGGGAGTCCTCGCGCAAGGTGTCGACCAGACCGCTCAACTGCTCGACAGCTGCCTTGCGCTCCGCGAACGGCTCGGCGACCAGCCGTGACCACAGACTCCCGGTGTGCCCCGGCCGGGCCGGTATCAGGCCGCCGATGCGGCGCAGTTCGGCGCGGTGGAACGGATCGCCGGAGTTGTACGCCGGGGTGGCGCCGGTGCTCAGGGCGTTCAGCGCCAGCTCCGGCGCGGCCTCTGCCATCGTCTCCGCCACCGGCAGCAGGAAGCCGAGCGAGTCCTCGTGCCGCAGGGTCACCGCCAGTGACCAGCCGCCGAGCAGTGCCGCCTCGGAGCGCATCCGGGGGTCTTCAG is part of the Streptomyces qinzhouensis genome and harbors:
- a CDS encoding helix-turn-helix transcriptional regulator, giving the protein MTSRPVGARDEAGIMSPEGAITGMDAQNVQQDDELRGRDPELAAIRRLLAAAGAEGGRVASVDQRGDTAASGPNVLVLTGEPGMGKTTLVTRAGAEAGARRLRVLRARGSEGEQDLAFAGVHQLLRPVLGAVDGLPARHRDALRSVFGTADVGQEAPHPLMIRMGVLSLLSDVATERPLLLTVDDAQWLDVGSLDLLAFVARRLEGERIALLLAAREESVPTRFDRDFAHVAVGPLDRLSAGQLLDAQPYRPQGRARALVLEQAAGNPLALVELARACAGSTRGGDLGALDDLPLTRRLERLFAAGLPRLPEATRGALLLAAAAGTDTPMEAWQAAPLPDGDGRVWVPAEQAGLVRVESGGVRIRHPLVRSAVYQAASFTERRTAHLALAEFHAGEPDRRAWHLAAASLGPDEDIAETVAESAERYRRRGGYGAAAKALERAADLTPDTGRRAGRLLSAASYAMLAGHPQWVGEIAGRVDRLTEDPRMRSEAALLGGWSLAVTLRHEDSLGFLLPVAETMAEAAPELALNALSTGATPAYNSGDPFHRAELRRIGGLIPARPGHTGSLWSRLVAEPFAERKAAVEQLSGLVDTLREDSLPELVVLGASAWILDETETAGRLLGRARDHHRRAVTAGTNCTVAQALALALFESGAWTAAETAAEDAFCMATEAGADNVAVGAPILLATLRAARGDHAGARARAGNAVRGIDLRGSRSLFVRHCHALGLAALAEGDHPAAYEQLRRVFTRDFRPVPVHHHASYYYVADLASAAVRAGRQDDARAVLTATTAVLGTPESARLASLVHRATALLSDQEKAEPHFRAALAGPEVSRWPFEHALAQLDFGEWLRRRRRSAEARPLFVAALDVFERLDARPWTERAASELRAAGVSVAVTSPSSAAAELTPQELRIARLAAEGLTNRAIAARLYLSPRTVGFHLAKVFPKLGVTGRAQLRDALNRLPGSG